In Streptomyces showdoensis, the following are encoded in one genomic region:
- a CDS encoding SDR family NAD(P)-dependent oxidoreductase, producing MSEQRIALVTGANKGIGYEIAAGLGALGWRVGVGARDGRRRDTAVEKLRAAGTDAFGVPLDVADDASVAAAAELIADRAGGLDVLVNNAAITGGMPQTPATVDPATVRGVVETNVIGVIRVTNAMLPLLRGSVSPRIVNMSSSVGSLTLQTDPGVDLGPVPAAYLASKTFLNAVTVQYAKELRDAGILVNCGCPGFTATDLNGFRGVRTAHQGAAIALRLATLPDDGPTGGFFDDGGTVPW from the coding sequence ATGAGTGAACAGAGGATCGCGCTGGTGACCGGCGCGAACAAGGGAATCGGGTACGAGATCGCGGCGGGCCTGGGCGCCCTCGGCTGGCGCGTCGGCGTGGGGGCCCGGGACGGGCGGCGCCGCGACACCGCGGTGGAGAAGCTGCGCGCGGCCGGGACCGACGCGTTCGGTGTCCCGCTGGACGTGGCGGACGACGCGAGCGTGGCCGCCGCGGCCGAGCTGATCGCCGACCGCGCCGGAGGGCTCGACGTCCTGGTCAACAACGCCGCGATCACCGGCGGCATGCCGCAGACGCCCGCCACGGTCGATCCCGCGACCGTACGGGGCGTCGTGGAGACCAACGTGATCGGCGTCATCCGCGTCACCAACGCGATGCTGCCGCTCCTGCGCGGCTCGGTGTCGCCACGGATCGTGAACATGTCCAGCAGCGTCGGCTCGCTCACGCTGCAGACCGACCCCGGCGTCGACCTGGGCCCGGTGCCCGCCGCGTACCTGGCGTCCAAGACCTTCCTCAACGCCGTCACCGTCCAGTACGCCAAGGAACTGCGCGACGCCGGCATCCTGGTCAACTGCGGCTGCCCCGGCTTCACCGCCACCGACCTCAACGGCTTCCGGGGCGTCCGCACTGCCCACCAGGGCGCGGCCATCGCGCTTCGACTCGCGACCCTGCCCGACGACGGACCGACCGGCGGATTCTTCGACGACGGCGGGACCGTGCCCTGGTGA
- a CDS encoding glycosyl hydrolase family 28-related protein produces the protein MTEQPKTARRALLTGAVAGLTGTALISGGATAAAATTATGTPDWFDVKGHGAVGDGSTDDTAAVQRALDAAAAAGGGTVYFPAGKYLVKPAAGTPALAVKADGIRLAGAGAKASMLVKGGDGILLRMSGTGAAYSTGSTHRRYCSVENLGFNGNGKTGLLLELYYNNNSYFRDVFMTSNRDMCIDAVEFWDSRFYNLVIEDCTGTTGSTTQPNIWLRNASSATEGAWGHSRDNINQIHFIGCRLEAFGTGALWVGQGAVTTNNPNGIYITDCKFETSRMQGGPHLKTDAGCRHVYATNIYCYAGDFAAGTPATARNIISWAASAGALENVVIANRDKATVNAGVALYSGPGSTAVLRNVVGLYATAPTGTHIYYEQSSTGDFRVENSYGTLGAQATGTIPVKNAPNPPLRLVPGPVTDASFTRAPLDGTMAVDSANKRLYVRVGGHWLWSALNA, from the coding sequence ATGACCGAACAGCCGAAGACAGCCCGCCGTGCGCTGCTGACAGGAGCCGTCGCCGGGCTCACGGGGACCGCGCTGATATCCGGTGGCGCCACCGCTGCCGCGGCGACCACGGCCACCGGAACGCCGGACTGGTTCGACGTCAAGGGCCACGGCGCGGTCGGCGACGGCTCCACGGACGACACCGCCGCCGTCCAGCGCGCACTCGACGCGGCGGCCGCGGCCGGAGGAGGCACCGTGTACTTCCCCGCCGGGAAGTACCTGGTCAAGCCCGCGGCCGGGACGCCTGCCCTGGCCGTCAAGGCCGACGGCATCCGCCTGGCCGGCGCCGGAGCGAAGGCCTCCATGCTGGTCAAGGGAGGCGACGGCATCCTGCTGCGGATGTCCGGCACGGGAGCCGCCTACTCCACCGGGTCCACCCACCGCCGCTACTGCTCCGTGGAGAACCTCGGCTTCAACGGCAACGGCAAGACCGGTCTGCTGCTGGAGCTCTACTACAACAACAACTCGTACTTCCGCGATGTGTTCATGACCTCGAACAGGGACATGTGCATCGACGCCGTGGAGTTCTGGGACTCCCGCTTCTACAACCTGGTCATCGAGGACTGCACGGGTACCACCGGCAGCACGACCCAGCCCAACATCTGGCTGCGCAACGCCTCCTCCGCGACCGAGGGCGCCTGGGGCCACAGCAGGGACAACATCAACCAGATCCACTTCATCGGCTGCCGCCTGGAGGCCTTCGGCACCGGCGCGCTCTGGGTCGGCCAGGGAGCCGTCACCACCAACAACCCCAACGGCATCTACATCACCGACTGCAAGTTCGAGACGTCCCGCATGCAGGGCGGCCCGCACCTCAAGACCGACGCGGGCTGCAGGCACGTCTACGCCACCAACATCTACTGCTACGCCGGTGACTTCGCGGCGGGCACCCCGGCGACCGCGCGGAACATCATCAGCTGGGCGGCGAGTGCCGGCGCGCTGGAGAACGTGGTCATCGCCAACCGGGACAAGGCCACCGTCAACGCGGGCGTCGCACTCTACTCGGGCCCGGGCTCCACGGCCGTGCTGCGCAACGTCGTCGGGCTGTACGCCACCGCGCCCACCGGCACCCACATCTACTACGAGCAGTCTTCGACCGGCGACTTCCGGGTGGAGAACAGCTACGGCACGCTCGGCGCCCAGGCGACCGGAACGATCCCCGTCAAGAACGCGCCGAACCCGCCCCTGCGCCTGGTGCCCGGCCCGGTCACCGACGCCTCCTTCACCCGTGCGCCGCTGGACGGCACCATGGCCGTGGACTCCGCGAACAAGCGGCTGTACGTCCGGGTCGGCGGCCACTGGCTCTGGTCGGCGCTCAACGCGTGA
- a CDS encoding LysR family transcriptional regulator, translating to METRELRYFVAVAEELHFGRAARRLAMSQPPLSRAIQQLERRLGVVLLHRTARAVALTEAGAVLLREARTALDAVEAAERRTRRAAAEQPGVVLATKAGAAGELLSRLLDAYAAEPDAVAVEVMLCGPGEQERLLREGRADVALLQRPFDTTAGLDTEDLHTERQVVILPAGHPLAHRPHLSTTEVDTLTDLPLPRWPRRDGGYPDGPGPQVRDHTQLFQLIALGRACALVPESLRAHLRDDHAAVPVPDAPPVTTVIAWPPHSRSRAVADLVRIATSL from the coding sequence GTGGAGACGCGGGAGTTGCGATACTTCGTCGCCGTCGCGGAGGAGTTGCACTTCGGGCGGGCGGCGCGGCGGCTCGCCATGTCGCAGCCACCGCTGTCGCGGGCGATCCAGCAGCTCGAGCGGCGGCTCGGAGTGGTACTGCTGCACCGCACGGCCCGCGCGGTCGCCTTGACCGAGGCGGGGGCGGTGCTGCTGCGGGAGGCCCGGACGGCGCTCGACGCGGTCGAAGCCGCCGAGCGCCGCACCCGCCGCGCAGCCGCCGAGCAGCCCGGTGTGGTGCTGGCCACGAAGGCCGGAGCGGCCGGCGAACTGCTGTCGAGGCTGCTGGACGCCTACGCCGCCGAGCCCGACGCGGTCGCCGTCGAGGTGATGCTGTGCGGGCCCGGCGAACAGGAACGGCTGCTGCGCGAGGGGCGTGCCGACGTCGCCCTGCTCCAGCGGCCCTTCGACACGACGGCCGGACTCGACACCGAGGACCTGCACACCGAACGGCAGGTCGTGATCCTGCCCGCGGGGCACCCCTTGGCCCACCGCCCCCACCTGTCGACGACCGAGGTCGACACCCTGACGGACCTGCCCCTGCCGCGCTGGCCCCGACGGGACGGCGGCTATCCGGACGGACCCGGCCCGCAGGTGCGCGACCACACCCAGCTGTTCCAGCTGATCGCGCTCGGACGGGCCTGCGCGCTCGTCCCCGAGTCCCTACGAGCCCACCTGCGCGACGATCACGCGGCGGTGCCGGTGCCGGACGCACCGCCCGTCACGACCGTCATCGCCTGGCCACCCCACAGCAGATCCCGGGCCGTCGCCGACCTCGTCCGCATCGCGACGAGCCTCTAG
- a CDS encoding glycoside hydrolase family 16 protein, protein MHSSRPSRHRLGKALSALAGAALLLGVAATAPSPASAPVPAVEGGTRVAPAAQAAAVTFNEDFDGPAGSAVNAGRWQIETGDNVNNHERQYYTAGAANAALDGQGHLVITARRENPGNYQCWYGRCEYTSARLNTSGKFTAQYGRVEARMKVPRGQGMWPAFWMLGNDIGQVGWPDSGEIDVMENVGFEPSTVHGTLHGPGYSGSGGIGAGYTLPGGQAFADAFHTFAVDWAPDRITWSVDGTVYQTRTPADLGGRAWVFNKPFFLILNLAVGGYWPGDPDGSTAFPNQLVVDHVRVTTGDSPGTGARITGIGGKCVDVAAANTANGTPIQLYDCNGTAAQQWTVGSDGTIRALGKCLDAASGGTADGTLVQLWDCNGTGAQRWAVSGARDIVNIQANKCLDATGNSSANGTRLQLWTCGGGANQKWTVG, encoded by the coding sequence ATGCACTCCTCCCGCCCATCCCGCCACCGCCTCGGCAAGGCCCTTTCGGCCCTCGCCGGCGCCGCGCTGCTGCTCGGCGTCGCCGCCACCGCCCCCTCCCCCGCCTCGGCCCCGGTCCCGGCCGTCGAGGGCGGCACCCGTGTCGCCCCGGCCGCACAGGCCGCCGCCGTCACCTTCAACGAGGACTTCGACGGCCCGGCCGGTTCCGCCGTCAACGCCGGTCGCTGGCAGATCGAGACGGGCGACAACGTCAACAACCACGAGCGGCAGTACTACACCGCGGGCGCGGCCAACGCCGCCCTCGACGGACAGGGCCACCTGGTCATCACCGCGCGGCGCGAGAATCCCGGCAACTACCAGTGCTGGTACGGGCGTTGCGAGTACACCTCGGCGCGTCTCAACACCTCCGGCAAGTTCACGGCCCAGTACGGGCGGGTCGAGGCGCGGATGAAGGTGCCCCGCGGCCAGGGCATGTGGCCCGCGTTCTGGATGCTCGGGAACGACATCGGGCAGGTCGGCTGGCCCGACTCGGGCGAGATCGACGTCATGGAGAACGTCGGGTTCGAACCCTCCACCGTGCACGGCACCCTGCACGGCCCGGGCTACTCGGGCTCCGGCGGCATCGGCGCCGGCTACACGCTGCCCGGCGGGCAGGCGTTCGCCGACGCGTTCCACACCTTCGCCGTCGACTGGGCACCCGACCGGATCACCTGGTCCGTGGACGGGACCGTGTACCAGACCCGTACGCCCGCCGACCTGGGCGGCCGCGCCTGGGTCTTCAACAAGCCCTTCTTCCTGATCCTCAACCTGGCCGTCGGCGGCTACTGGCCCGGCGACCCGGACGGCTCGACCGCCTTCCCGAACCAGCTCGTCGTGGACCACGTCCGCGTCACCACCGGGGACTCCCCCGGCACGGGGGCCCGGATCACGGGCATCGGCGGCAAGTGCGTGGACGTCGCGGCGGCGAACACGGCCAACGGCACCCCCATCCAGCTCTACGACTGCAACGGCACCGCCGCCCAGCAGTGGACGGTCGGCTCGGACGGCACGATCCGCGCGCTCGGCAAGTGCCTCGACGCGGCCTCCGGGGGTACGGCGGACGGGACCCTCGTGCAACTGTGGGACTGCAACGGCACCGGGGCCCAGCGCTGGGCCGTCAGCGGAGCACGGGACATCGTGAACATCCAGGCGAACAAGTGCCTGGACGCGACCGGCAACAGCTCGGCCAACGGCACCCGGCTCCAGTTGTGGACCTGCGGCGGCGGCGCGAACCAGAAGTGGACGGTCGGCTGA
- a CDS encoding DUF4360 domain-containing protein: MRIRLLVAAATAALFASAMPAHSAPSSIVDPPPDRIVIDIATVNGSGCPLGTAAVAVSEDNTAFTVTYSEYLAQVGGNSAPTAARKNCQLSLVVHVPQGFTYAVASADYRGYASLRPGASSTEKASYYFQGSPSTASRTHAFRGPHEDNWQATDETDWAQLVWAPCGVQRNFNINTELRVNLGTSNPATTSYMTMDSTDGSINTVYHLAWKECPRR, from the coding sequence ATGAGAATCCGCCTGCTGGTCGCAGCGGCGACCGCCGCACTGTTCGCCTCGGCGATGCCCGCGCACTCGGCACCGTCGTCGATCGTCGACCCGCCCCCGGACCGGATCGTCATCGACATCGCCACCGTCAACGGCTCCGGCTGCCCCCTCGGCACCGCCGCCGTCGCCGTGTCCGAGGACAACACCGCCTTCACCGTCACCTACAGCGAGTACCTGGCCCAGGTGGGCGGCAACTCCGCCCCCACGGCGGCCCGGAAGAACTGCCAGCTCAGCCTCGTCGTGCACGTTCCCCAGGGCTTCACCTACGCCGTCGCCAGCGCCGACTACCGCGGCTACGCCTCCCTCCGGCCGGGGGCGAGCAGCACCGAGAAGGCCTCGTACTACTTCCAGGGCTCGCCGAGCACCGCGTCGCGCACGCACGCCTTCCGCGGCCCGCACGAGGACAACTGGCAGGCCACGGACGAGACCGACTGGGCCCAGCTCGTCTGGGCGCCGTGCGGGGTGCAGCGGAACTTCAACATCAACACCGAGCTTCGCGTCAACCTCGGCACGTCGAACCCCGCCACCACCAGCTACATGACGATGGACTCCACCGACGGCTCCATCAACACCGTCTACCACCTCGCCTGGAAGGAGTGCCCCAGGAGGTGA